The DNA region AGCAAATTAATAATTTCGAAAAGCATTTGGCTGAAAATGGTACCATCATTTTTAAATTCTTTTTAAATCTTTCTAAAGAAGAACAAAAAAACAGATTGCTACGCCGATTGGACAAGCCCGAAAAAAACTGGAAGTTTTCGCCCGGCGACCTTGAAGAGCGGGAGCTTTGGGACCAATACCAGCATTGTTATGAAGAGGCCATAAACAAAACCTCGAAACCCCATGCGCCTTGGTACACCATTCCGGCCGATGATAAGCCCACCGCGCGGTATTTGGTGGCGAAAACTTTGTACGATACCTTGAGTGCCTATGCCGATATAAAAGAGCCAGAACTGCACGATGATATTAAAGCCAATATTGAAGCTTATAAAAAGCAATTGGAAAATGAGTAGTATTTGGGCGTTTTAACGCGCTTTACGCTATATCTTTTTTTCGTGCCTCAAAAAGGATGCCGCTTCAATCACTAACGCAGAACTTACTTCCGTAAGTTTTTGATGCGTTCCAATAAAGTAGGATGTGAGTAGTGCATAAACACATAAGCCGGATGCGGCGTTAAATTGCTCAAACTGTTTTTGCTCAGTTTTTTTAAAGATGTAATCAGTGGTTCACCTTTATAAGTGTTTTTGGCATAGTCGTCAGCTTCGTATTCAAATTTTCGGGAAAACCAATTCATAATCAATCCGGTAATTTCAGAAATTGGGGCATAGAGCATACCAAAAGCCACCAAACCAATGTGGAAACTTGGTGTTTCAACCCCCAAAGCGTTTGACAGCAACGGACTAGAAATAAACAATGACAGCACATAAAGCATCACGCCTGTGGTTAAAACCGAAACCACCAAATTGAAAATAATATGTTTCTTTTTATAATGCCCCACTTCGTGTGCCAAAACAGCCACGATTTCTTCGTCCTCCAAATCATTAATTAAAGTATCGTAAAGCGTTACCCGTTTTTCGCTTCCAAAACCTGAAAAATAAGCGTTTGCTTTTGTGCTACGCTTCGAGCCGTCAATCACAAAAATCTTATCGAGTTTAAAACCCACCGTTTGGGCGTATGCCGAAATTTTATCGCGTAAAGCGCCTTCTTCCAAAGGGGTTTGTTTATTAAACAGCGGAACAATTATTTTAGAATAAAACATATTCATAAATACCGAAAAAACCGTAATTAAGCCCCAAGCATACAGCCAAAACAGACTCCCCGAAATTTGATAAAACCAAACTACAAGCGCCAAAATACCACCACCAAGAATGGCCATCATCAGCCAACCTTTTATTTTATCCAGAATAAAGGTTTTTAAGGTTGTTTTATTGAATCCAAATTTTTCTTCGATTACAAAAGTGCTGTAATACGAAAACGGAGTCGTTAAAATATCGCTACCAATCATGATAATTCCAAAGAAAATCAAAGCCACAATAATGGGATTGCTGCTATAGCTACGGGCAATGTTGTCTACCCATTCAAACCCGTCGAAAATTAGAAAAGCAAGCGTTAGCGCCACCGAAAATGTCGAAGTAATCAATCCAAAACGGTATTTGGTGGCTTTGTAATTTTGCGATTTTTTGTATTCGGCTTCGTCATAAACATCTTCAACTTCCTTGGGCAGTTGGTCGTTAAAATGTTTAGCATTTAAGGAATCCAATATTTTATCAACCAAATAATTGATAACGATTATGGCTATAATAATATAAAATAGGGTATTTGCGGTCATGTTTGTTTTTTGGTGTCATTGCGAGGAGTCCCGATAGTTATCGGGACGACGCGGCAATCTGTTTAATTATCCACAGTAATGACAAGGTTATTCAAAATTTCGTTGCCTTTTGGCCTCAAAAATAAGAATTCCTGCGGCAACCGAAACGTTCATCGAGTCAATTTCCCCTTGCATGGGGATGATAATATTTTGGGTAGAATGTTGTCGCCACGCTTCACTTAATCCAGTGGCCTCTGTGCCTACAACAATGGCCGTGGGTTTTGTGAAATCCTGCGTATGATAATCTACCGAAGCTTGTAAAGCGGCACAGTAAATATTAATGTGTTTTGATTTTAAAAACGAAATGATTTCATCGGTCGTTCCCATGGCAATGGGAGTAGTAAACACACAGCCCACGCTAGAGCGGATGATGTTTGGGTTGTACAAATCGGTTTTAGGGTTGGCAATAATTACGGCGTCTGCATTTGCGGCATCGGCAGTGCGTAGCAAAGCTCCAATGTTTCCGGGTTTTTCAGGGGCTTCGGCCACTAAAATCAATGGGTTTTCAGTATTGAAAACTAAATTTTTAACTAAATGGGACTTACTTTTTGCAACGGCCAAAATACCTTCGGTTGTACCACGGTGCGCTAATTTTTGATAGATTTCTTGTGAGATTTCAATCTTGTCCTTGTGGGTTTCGACTCCGCTCAACCTGACATTTAAAAATTCGTTTAATTGTTCTTTTGAAAATAATTCAGAACAAAACAACACGGTTTCCAATGCATAACCGCCCTTAATGGCCAATTCGATTTCACGCCCACCTTCAATTAAAAACGTACCCGATTTTTTACGTTCGCGTGACTTGTCTTTTAATTGGACCAGTTGTCGAATAATTGGGTTTTGTGCGCTGGAAATAAATTTTGTAGTCAATTATTTACTATGTTTGGTTCTGCAAATTTACTATAAATATGAAACAAACTTTACTTTTCTTTTTCTTCGTTCTATCTATTTCTGTTTTTTCACAGGTTGCTAATAAACCATATGACCTTTGGACATGTGACAGTGACCATAACGGTTTTGAAGTTTTTGATTTAACAGTTTTAAATGATCAAGTTTTAGGTGGACAAAACTCAAGTGAGTATCTTGTAACATACCATTTGTCGGATTATGACGTGCACAATGACAAATCTTTAGATGGTTTTTACGGAGCTAACATTGATGATTTACCTGTTACAATTTATGCTAAAGTAACAAGTGTCGATACCGGTAATTATGATTTTACATCTTTTGAGTTATATTTTGTGGGGTTTTCTGATTCAGGAGGGGGGTTAGATGTAATAAAATGTGATGATAATGAAAGTGATGGTATTACGGCTTTCTCAACTTATGATTTAGGTGTTGATAATTCAAGTACTGTTCATAAAACAAGAGAAGATGCAATTAAGGGAATAAAACCGCTAACATTGCCTTATCATAATACAACTCCTCATCGTGATATGGTGTATTTAAGACAAGAAAATTCATATGGGTGTTATAAGATCACATATTTGCATTTGGAAGTAAGGTCGAATCCAGAAATTCAAAAACCAACTCCTTTTTTGTTATGTGATGATAATGCCGATGGTTTTTCTGAATTTGATTTAATGGAAAAGAATGATGAAATTTTGGATGGAAGTCAGGCGACTATCACATATCATTTAACTTCTAGCGATGCAGCCTCATTTAGTTATAATGGCAAAAAATTACCAGAGTTATATACAAATACAACTGCATACACACAAACGGTTTATGCACGAGCAACGTTTAGTTCAACCGGATGCTATAAAATAACTAGTTTGGATTTAATTGTTCAGGATTGTCGGGATCTGGACAATGATAATATAATTAATAGTTATGAGGATTTTAATAAAAATAACAATCTAGATGATGATGATACTGACTTAGACACTATTCCTGATTATTTAGATGATGACGATGATGGTGATGGAGTTTTGACTAAGGATGAAGATTACAATAATAATGGAACACCATTAGATGATGATACAAATGCAAACAACATTCCAGATTATTTAGACGTTAGTGTTGCGCTTGAAACAGAGGAGTTTGAGGTCGTTAATTTTAAATTGTTCCCCAACCCAGCAAAAAACCATTTTTACCTACAATTAAATGAACAGGTAAATAGTGTTTCGGTTGAAGTGGCTATTGTTGACCTTCAGGGAAAGGAAATAATCAAAATAGAAAAGAATAACACGGGTAAATCAATAAAATTGGACATTTCACAATTAAAAAGAGGTTTATATTTTGTTAAGGTAATAGATGGCAGTAAAACCTTAGTAGGAAAACTAATGGTACAATAGATATTTATTGATTATGAGTTTTGCCCATTTTCATGTAATTAAAAGCTGTTACTTTCGTCAAACGAATAAACATCAATAAAAATGAAAAAACTAGTATTACTATCCATTTCACTATTTATTTTATCCTGTAAGAACAAAACATCCGAAACCACCGTAGAGACAAAACCCGAAACTGCCGCCGAGCAGAAAGACAAACCCTCAAAGTATCCAGAGGCTTTGGTGAAAGTATTTGATGCCCATGGCGGACTTGATACTTGGAACAAAATGAAGTCACTCTCTTTTACCATGGAAAAACCCAATGGAAAAGAAGTAACCACCGTAAATTTAAAAAACAGGAAGTCGCTTATCGATATGCCAGAGCACGCTATTGGCTTTGATGGTAAACAAGCTTGGCTATTAAATAAAAGCGATGCTGAGTACAAAGGCGATGCTAAATTCTACTATAATTTAATGTTCTATTTCTATGCCATGCCATTCGTTTTGGCCGATGATGGTATTATTTACAGTGAAGCAAAACCTTTGGAGTTCGAAGGGCAAACCTACCCCGGAATAAAAATATCCTATAATAGCGGGATAGGCGAATCGCCAGAGGATGAATATGTTTTGTATTTCAACCCCGAAACCTATAAAATGGAATGGTTGGGCTATACTGTTACATTTTTTACAGGAGAAAAGGAGCCTAAACTTCATTTTAGAAAATATAGCGATTGGCTAGAGGTAAATGACCTGTTGCTCCCTAAAACCATGGTTAGGTATAATTACGAAAACAATCTGCCTACTACAATACATAGCGAAAACCATTTTACAGAGGTATCGGTATCTTCCGAAAAACCAAATACAGAGTGGTTTGAAGTGCCCGAAGGTGCTACTGTTTTAGAGTAATTATAAATTTATGCCATCAAAATAATTTACCAGTAGGGCCACAACATAATTGTAGCTTTCCATACCCTTGCTCTGTTGGTTGGCTTTTAGAAAATTACCGTAGAATAATTTAAAAAAAGGTTCGGCAGGGTTTTGGTGTTCATCCCAAAACTCCCGAACCTCTTTGTAATTCTTTAAAATTCCTGGGTTAACGGTTTCAACCATGGTTTCGTAAAGCGCTTCGTCCCGACGATAAATTTCATTTAAGCAAAATCGTAGCCCGAAGGTATATCCCGAATAATTAAAGTAAATATTTTTATGATTTATAGCAGCTAAACAACCAATAAAATTGGCTTCGTTTTCGGCGGCATAACCTAATTGATGGGCAATTTCGTGGGTTGTGGTTGTGGGGAATTTAAAGGAGGGAATCAGTCCGTCAACCTGTGCTTCATTTGTAAGCGGATTTAAATAACCACTAAAGCCCATATAGGTTAAAGGATAACTAAACAACGATTTTTTTACACTTTTAGGGTGGTACTCTAAATGTGGAAATTGTTTTTTCAATTGGTCGTAACCCATAGGCGCCTCCTTTAAAATATCACTTTTGCTAAAGGGCATATCAACCTTTAAACTATCGTGTTCAGCAATTTGTAAATGGATGCCGTTGGCTTTTTTAATTAATTTTTCAGTGACCAAAACCAATTTTTCAGTCGTATAATCGGCTTCCAAATTTAAGTTTTTGTGTAAAGGCAAACGGTAATAATTTAGCCCCCAAAGCACATGGAAAGCAAAGTAAACCACGGCCAATGCTGCAGCCACATCGCGCAGCCAATTTAGGGTGTCTTTTCGTGGGCGTTTTCGGTTTTTTATCAACCACCTCACTATATAAATTATGGAAATGGCATATACCACATCGCCAAAGGAAAACGGCAACCAGCCCAATGTATACCTGAAAATTTTCGAGATTACGGGATACAGGCCGTTACTGTAAAACCGTTCAATAAATTCGGAGAAAAGCGCCATCAGTTTCACCAAAAAATACTGCGGAACCAACGACAGCGCCAGTAGGTTTTTCTTGTTCTTCAACATGTTCCAAAAATAAACAAAATTATGCCTTTGCAAATATTTTTAATTGTGGCCCATTCACCGTCGCAAACTTATAAAGGTTTGTTCCTGCTTTCCGCTTTATCTTTATAAAAATGTCATAGCGAGCCAATAGGGCGTGGCTATCTTTTCAAACTTAATCCAAGCCCAAACATTTCAGTATATTTTATTTTATAAAGGATACCGCTGCAATCAGGAGCAGCGAAATAAGTCCGTGCCTTTTTGCTACCTTTGTCCAAATAAAAATATCGAAAATAATGAGCCAAGACATCAGACAACTTCAACCTACCGCACTGTGGAATAAATTCGCCGATCTTAATGCCGTACCACGACCTTCAAAAAAAGAAGAACGGGTTATTGCATTCATGAAAAACTTTGGTGAAAGTTTAGGTTTGGAGACCCTTGTTGATGAAGTGGGCAATGTAATTATAAAAAAGCCGGCAACTCCCGGTATGGAAAATCGAACTACGGTGGTAATGCAATCGCATCTCGATATGGTACACCAAAAAAATAATGACACCGTTTTCGATTTCAATACCCAAGGCATCGACATGTATGTGGATGGCGATTGGGTGCGGGCCAAAGGCACTACCCTTGGCGCCGATAACGGTTTGGGCGTGGCCACCATTATGGCCATTTTAGAGAGCGACGATATTCAGCATCCCGCTATTGAAGCCCTGTTTACCATTGATGAAGAAACAGGGATGACGGGTGCCATGGGTTTAAAGGGCGGACTCCTTTCTGGCGGTATTTTATTAAATCTCGATACCGAAGAAGACGATGAAATCGGTGTAGGCTGTGCTGGCGGAATTGATGTTACGGCTACAAGAAATTATGAGGAAGAAGAAACACCCGAATTCAAGATAGGATACGAAATTAAGGTAAAAGGTTTACAGGGTGGGCATTCTGGAATGCAAATCCACGAAGGCTTAGGCAATGCCAATAAAATAATGAACCGCTTATTGTTTGATGGGTTTGAACATTTCGGGCTCCGCATTTCAGAAATTGAAGGAGGTGGTTTAAGAAACGCCATTCCGCGTGAGAGCAAGGCGATTGTTGCTGTTGATGCCGTTAAAGAGGAGCGCTTTTTATCTGAAATCAAACAGCTTTCAGAAATCATCAAATTAGAATTCAAAACTACCGACCCCGATTTAACCATTGAAATTTCAAAAACCGAAACGCCAGAACGTATTTTGGACTTAGGCGTTCAGGAAGGATTTACCAGAGCGGTTTATGCCGCCGTAAACGGTGTGTACCGTATGAGTGCCGATATGCCCGATTTGGTGGAAACGTCTAATAATATAGCACGCGTTTTGGTAAAAGAGGGGAAAATAGAAGTAGCTTGTTTAACCCGTTCTTCAGTGGAAAGTTCTAAAACGGATTTGGCAAATACACTCCGTGCCACTTTTGAACTTACGGGTTGTGAGGTTGCATTTTCAGGTGAATATCCCGGTTGGCAACCTAACATGGATTCAAAAATCCTGAAAGTTATGGTGCCGCTATACGAAAAGCTAAATGGAGAAAAACCACATGTGGCCGCTTGCCATGCCGGATTGGAATGTGGTATTTTAGGGCAAAACTATCCCGAAATGGATATGATTAGTTTTGGTCCCAACATTAAAGGCGCACACTCGCCAGATGAGCGAGCACAGATTTCGTCGGTGCAAAAATATTGGACATTTGTTTTGGAGGTTTTAAAGAATATTCCTTCTATGAAAATATAACTTAATGCTTTTTGTCGGATTTATTTGTTTTTAATCGATACTTTTCTTAAGTTTGAATAAATGGAATGAAGACATTTTAAAAGCATTATTTTAAGTGAAACATAAAGTAAGCACCCCAATCTGCCTCTAAAAAGAAACATTTAAATAATGCTTTTTTTGTTATAAATCAATTTTGTAGTAAGATTTTGATTTAATTAGAAAAAACAGGTTTTTAACCTAAAATCAAAGCACAATTACCCAAATAATCATTTTGCATCAATCAAAACTTAAGACGATATCTCCTTCGGTAGAACTCAAATTATATCTAATAATTTGATGGTCTTCGTTGCTTGTTGGAACCATTTTACCCGTAAATTTAACTTTAGAATCATCATCTCTCGTTACGGTAAATTCAATGTCAAGACCGTCAAACTTTCCTTCTAAAGGGTTATCATCTCCATCAGTATCGTTTGGGTAGTTCTTTTCAGCACCAAATATTAAGCCCATTTCTTTTCCTTCGTCGTTACTTTGTATGGAAAAGGCATAGCCGTCTCCACCCTCTACGGGCCAGGTTGCGGTAAAAGCCGGTATAAAAACAATGGCGGCAATCGTTTCGGCGCCACATGCCACAATAAGGCTTAAAAGGCCAATTATTACCGATTTTTTAATAAAATAAAATGCTTTCATATCTCTTGGTTTTAAATGGTCAATCTTTATGGTTTGGTTCTTAAATCTTCCTTTAGGTTGAAATAAAACCGCTGTATTTGGTCTTCAAAATTATCTATGGCGGTATTTAAACCTATCGATGAATTTTTTGAATTCCAAATGATATCTTCTTTCAGTCTTTCCCGTTCCCTTTTGTTTTGATTTGCCCGATAATCCAATATTTTTTTTCGAACGTTGTTCAATTTAAGAATGTGTTTTTTATGAATGTCATTAATCATATCATCGTAAATAGATTGCAATTCTCTTCCGTAATTACTACCCCAAACCGATTCAAAACTTAAAAGGTAGTTTTCACCGTTGTCATTCCAATCAATAAAAATGTTGTTGTAGGCGTTTATTATGGTTTCCAGTTCTTCAAAGTATGCTTCGTTTTTTAGGGCGATATCTATAATGTCGCGAAATGCGATATGCACATCTTTAGCCTTTACAATGTAGGTGTCCAATTTTTTTGAAATGATTCTGAACTGTTCGTTTTTAGCCTCCAAAATTTCCTTGAAATGAAGTTTGGTTATAAGGTCTTTCATGTACCTTTTTCGGGCGGAATTATTATTGATTGAAGTTTTTTCAATAATGATGCTTTCTTTTTTAGGGATTTCGCCATTTTCCAAATTCTGGAAAAAAACAGATACTTCATAAACATGGCCATCTACATCGTCAATCAATTGCCCGAAAATAACCGTTTCGGCTCTCAGGTTTTTAAGTTGGTCCACGGTTTCGGTTGGCAAGTTTTTTACGTTTGAAATTTCGCTTTCCATATCCCGATGTGCCAAAACCAGATTGTGGTTTCGCCTTTGTAGCACGGTATACTTATCCAGTTTTATCAGTTCGGTTTCGAAATCGTCGGTGAATTTTGAAGCAAATTTTTTAATGGCAGGTTCGCTGGTTTTAAAATCCCAAACATACACGTTGCTATTTTGGGCAAACAGGTTGGTAGATAAATATACCGTGATGCACGCTATAAAGCCAAATGTTTTAACCAAAATGTTGAGATACTGTGCCATGTTTTAAAGTATTGATTTGTTTAATTACATATTATGGGGACTTGTGTATTGTTTTCTGTAATGAGCCGCTGTGTACTGCATCGTTTGTTTCCTAATTTTATATCGAATTTGTGGCTGTCGTTTTTTTTAATAACTCTAACTGTGGCATAAACCCCCGATGTTTTTACAACCGTTGCTTTTTTGGAATCGACATAAATATCGGCGCCAATCATGTTTGAAGGCAAAACGAGTTTTACAGTATAGGTGTTCAGTTTAAAAATGTCTGGGTTTACCGTTAAAATGCTGGACTTGGCCAATTGATCTGATTTGTTGATTAATTCGTGGTTGGTGGTTGACAGTTGCCTAACCTGTTTGTTGAGTAAGGCCGAAGCTTCTTTGGCTTTAGGGCATTCGGCCAAATCGTTTTCAAGTTTGGTTTTAAGCTTGTCTAAATTTTTTAGTTTATCTTGTTGATTGGTCAGTTGGTTCGATAAATCGGCGATGGTACT from Tamlana crocina includes:
- a CDS encoding M48 family metallopeptidase; translated protein: MTANTLFYIIIAIIVINYLVDKILDSLNAKHFNDQLPKEVEDVYDEAEYKKSQNYKATKYRFGLITSTFSVALTLAFLIFDGFEWVDNIARSYSSNPIIVALIFFGIIMIGSDILTTPFSYYSTFVIEEKFGFNKTTLKTFILDKIKGWLMMAILGGGILALVVWFYQISGSLFWLYAWGLITVFSVFMNMFYSKIIVPLFNKQTPLEEGALRDKISAYAQTVGFKLDKIFVIDGSKRSTKANAYFSGFGSEKRVTLYDTLINDLEDEEIVAVLAHEVGHYKKKHIIFNLVVSVLTTGVMLYVLSLFISSPLLSNALGVETPSFHIGLVAFGMLYAPISEITGLIMNWFSRKFEYEADDYAKNTYKGEPLITSLKKLSKNSLSNLTPHPAYVFMHYSHPTLLERIKNLRK
- a CDS encoding RNA methyltransferase, with amino-acid sequence MTTKFISSAQNPIIRQLVQLKDKSRERKKSGTFLIEGGREIELAIKGGYALETVLFCSELFSKEQLNEFLNVRLSGVETHKDKIEISQEIYQKLAHRGTTEGILAVAKSKSHLVKNLVFNTENPLILVAEAPEKPGNIGALLRTADAANADAVIIANPKTDLYNPNIIRSSVGCVFTTPIAMGTTDEIISFLKSKHINIYCAALQASVDYHTQDFTKPTAIVVGTEATGLSEAWRQHSTQNIIIPMQGEIDSMNVSVAAGILIFEAKRQRNFE
- a CDS encoding T9SS type A sorting domain-containing protein, with the protein product MKQTLLFFFFVLSISVFSQVANKPYDLWTCDSDHNGFEVFDLTVLNDQVLGGQNSSEYLVTYHLSDYDVHNDKSLDGFYGANIDDLPVTIYAKVTSVDTGNYDFTSFELYFVGFSDSGGGLDVIKCDDNESDGITAFSTYDLGVDNSSTVHKTREDAIKGIKPLTLPYHNTTPHRDMVYLRQENSYGCYKITYLHLEVRSNPEIQKPTPFLLCDDNADGFSEFDLMEKNDEILDGSQATITYHLTSSDAASFSYNGKKLPELYTNTTAYTQTVYARATFSSTGCYKITSLDLIVQDCRDLDNDNIINSYEDFNKNNNLDDDDTDLDTIPDYLDDDDDGDGVLTKDEDYNNNGTPLDDDTNANNIPDYLDVSVALETEEFEVVNFKLFPNPAKNHFYLQLNEQVNSVSVEVAIVDLQGKEIIKIEKNNTGKSIKLDISQLKRGLYFVKVIDGSKTLVGKLMVQ
- a CDS encoding DUF6503 family protein, with product MKKLVLLSISLFILSCKNKTSETTVETKPETAAEQKDKPSKYPEALVKVFDAHGGLDTWNKMKSLSFTMEKPNGKEVTTVNLKNRKSLIDMPEHAIGFDGKQAWLLNKSDAEYKGDAKFYYNLMFYFYAMPFVLADDGIIYSEAKPLEFEGQTYPGIKISYNSGIGESPEDEYVLYFNPETYKMEWLGYTVTFFTGEKEPKLHFRKYSDWLEVNDLLLPKTMVRYNYENNLPTTIHSENHFTEVSVSSEKPNTEWFEVPEGATVLE
- a CDS encoding DUF3810 domain-containing protein, coding for MLKNKKNLLALSLVPQYFLVKLMALFSEFIERFYSNGLYPVISKIFRYTLGWLPFSFGDVVYAISIIYIVRWLIKNRKRPRKDTLNWLRDVAAALAVVYFAFHVLWGLNYYRLPLHKNLNLEADYTTEKLVLVTEKLIKKANGIHLQIAEHDSLKVDMPFSKSDILKEAPMGYDQLKKQFPHLEYHPKSVKKSLFSYPLTYMGFSGYLNPLTNEAQVDGLIPSFKFPTTTTHEIAHQLGYAAENEANFIGCLAAINHKNIYFNYSGYTFGLRFCLNEIYRRDEALYETMVETVNPGILKNYKEVREFWDEHQNPAEPFFKLFYGNFLKANQQSKGMESYNYVVALLVNYFDGINL
- a CDS encoding aminoacyl-histidine dipeptidase encodes the protein MSQDIRQLQPTALWNKFADLNAVPRPSKKEERVIAFMKNFGESLGLETLVDEVGNVIIKKPATPGMENRTTVVMQSHLDMVHQKNNDTVFDFNTQGIDMYVDGDWVRAKGTTLGADNGLGVATIMAILESDDIQHPAIEALFTIDEETGMTGAMGLKGGLLSGGILLNLDTEEDDEIGVGCAGGIDVTATRNYEEEETPEFKIGYEIKVKGLQGGHSGMQIHEGLGNANKIMNRLLFDGFEHFGLRISEIEGGGLRNAIPRESKAIVAVDAVKEERFLSEIKQLSEIIKLEFKTTDPDLTIEISKTETPERILDLGVQEGFTRAVYAAVNGVYRMSADMPDLVETSNNIARVLVKEGKIEVACLTRSSVESSKTDLANTLRATFELTGCEVAFSGEYPGWQPNMDSKILKVMVPLYEKLNGEKPHVAACHAGLECGILGQNYPEMDMISFGPNIKGAHSPDERAQISSVQKYWTFVLEVLKNIPSMKI